The sequence below is a genomic window from Pecten maximus unplaced genomic scaffold, xPecMax1.1, whole genome shotgun sequence.
TGAAACAGAATAACAATATCTTcacacaaacattttaaaactcaCATTAGACTGTGGTTTCAATGACACTATCGAATTCTGATTTCGAAAAACTATTTCAGTACATTTTGTGAAGTCAAGTATACTTCTAAATGTAATGCTTAAGCATGATACAGAAAAGTATTTTTCGAcgaaaatgttattttgttgcctcttcaattaaataaatacttttCTAGATGTATCTCGTTAAATTAATCAAATGATATTCATTAAGATGATATAAAGAATTGTGTATATGTgaagcaaaaatatatatacattcacattatatatacaacaacgCCATAGCAAGTGTCATCAAAATGATCTGAACACATATATTCTAtaggaatataatttaatatggACTCTTAACCATGAAAAATATGTCATGACAACCTACATGTGCTAAGCTGGTGCCGGAACCAGAAGAGCGTGTGACACCTATTTTAGTATCTGCTGTTACTGTAACGGGAATGGATTTTGTGAGTTATGTACCTTTGTttgagagttgtgtcccttagTAGAAGTATgcatttgtgtatgtattagaGTATTTTGTTGAATTATAGTTGAATGGTTAATTGTAAGTTTGAATATATGTGTTcagaatgtaaaatatatgtagtATGAGAGTATGTATATAGTTTGGGAATGTGTGCGGGTAACTatgattttatattgaaaacagtgTATGATAATATATGTGCACCATTGTCAATGGAAAAGGATGCTagttatatgtgtgaatgtaacGAGTATGACTGGGAAGTTGTATGAAATCATTGTTGCAAGTTGGTTGTTTACTTCCATTCTGTTCTTTCCTTTTTCCTATCTACACTTTCCTTACACGAAACAGAAGCCATTATCTGGTTATTTTCCTTCAGTCTTTCAGTTTATGTTTTTGGGTAATAGCTGCTTCGTGTatgatagtgtggaagatggttTTATTCTGTGGGGCTGTAAATAGTTATGATTACTAGTTGTTTTATATTGCCAATGATAGGTTATTGAATAAATGTAGGACCTGTATCTAATGTTTGTGTGGTTTATATAATTAAGATCCTGGGTTGTAGGGAAAATCAAACCGTTACATTACCATGCATGACATCATTTTATACTTCCGGTAAATCCATCCTTACCTTTCGCTGGTACGCCAGAAGAACGTCCATGGCCTTTAGTTTGCCGGATTGTAGAGCGTTTTGGAGTTCTACTGCCGTCATATTTAAAATGTCAGCAGATAGTTTTCCATCTACCTGTTTATTTGGGATGGAAAGAAAACAACTGTTTATCGAATGATTATCTCATGAGGGTTTGGTTTACTTCTCATACAAATAAATGAATGGTATTTCTCCTGTTCAGTTGCACTATGATGGAGTATTCGTTTTGCTCCACCATTAAGGCAACTGATATGAAGGGTATACATGATTTGTCTTTAATAAGATTCATTAGCTTggatatacagtcaaacctgcttgAACGGTCACCTTGAATAAGCGGTCACTGTCGTTATGCGACCACTTTGTGGTCCGCCCGATTGAAATTactatataatgaaccttaaataagcgGTCACCTGTCTAACACGGCCAGTGGTCACGAAAGTATGGCCCTTGGTGTTCAGgtatatacaattgtatcaaGACCGACTGGTCTCTTTGTCAAGCTCTGGCTGACTGTGTGAGTGAgcgaaaaacatatttacctgtacgtCTATGTGACTAAATGGTAACTTCATGTCAtcatattatgtaaatatgattTTCTCTCTCACAGTCAGTCAGAGCTTGACAAAGAGAACATTCGATCGTGTAACGTTGTAACGACACTCGCACGCATTGTTTCGTACACTGtttgtaaatacatttgtattatgaCGAAATTACGCAATCTCGTATTTCTTAAAAAATGGGAGCTGATTGTAATCttttcaaggttttttttcGGGACCAGTTAAAATGTCTAAATACACTGTTCCATGCTATTGGTTACAATTTCTCAAGCCCGAATGGACAAACTATCATGCtatttatggtttattttgtttaacgtcctattaacagccagggtaatttaaggacgtgccaggttttggaggtggagaaaagccggagtacctggagaaaaaccaccgacctacgggcagtaccaggcaactgccccacgtgggtttcgaacctgaaacccagaggtggggggctagtgataaagtgtcgggacaccttaaccactcggccaccgcggctccTACACGATGCATAGCAACGTTTACTTTGCTTGGTTCTCTGCATCGACTTGATACGGATGTCTACATCAATTATCTGTAAATGACAAGCTTTGAAATACCCcacaatataataatgtaggaATAAAATTTCCGTAAAACGGTTGGAGATCGTGAACATTTAAGGATGAAATACACCTTAACTTGAGCCCGAATCTCTTTACAAAATAATCCTTTATTTGTTTGACTAATATGTTAATTCCTAGATATTCTGCAATTCAATCACGTGTCTGTGCCAGAGAGATAGTCATCGCAATGAACGGACAGAACATGGAATAAGTTActagatatattatttaaataatatttacaatcTTGTCATTTTGTAACTTCAGACATTTTTTTGGTATATGAACTTAAAACTTGACGATAAATACATGATACTTATCTGTTTAATCACCGCTTACAAACTGTGTGTATTGCCAGTGAGTAATTACCAGAATTACCTGTTGTTTGTTAAGTTGTGTTCTAAGATGTTCGATCGCTTTCCTTGCTTTCTCCTTTCTTAGTGTGATGACCTGTCTGACAATATAACGCCGGTACGCCTTTTCAAGGTACAGCAAGATGGCACTCCCGGACGAGAATAATGCCACGTATTTCACCCATGGAGGTACCGCTGTGACGTCCAAAGACCAGGCCATGTTTAGCTGGTTCGCTTATAAGGTCAACTGTTGCCGGGGTTCACTGAAAATAATAATGcatacttttaaaaaacatgtttcagCGGAATTTTAGATAGTTTTTTCGCACTTGAAGCGTTGCGCTAGATTATGACTGAACCTATTTCTCCTTATTGGGAATATCTGTTAAAATTTGGTAATAAGATTCGTTCACAATAGTTTTTTTAAGGAACTATATTCTTATCGTATGTCAAAGAGTAGTTTATTGTTTTAAACCATTTTAAATACTTAAAATCAAACTACCGGGACATGTCTCATTTCTAAGCTCTTTATTTATGATTGCTAAATTATATGAATAATCCAAGACATTCGTTCCCTATTACCGATCATCAAGGACAGAAGACATCTTtaaaaaattatgttttgttCATCATATCCACCTCCATTTCAAGTAAATAAAATCACTCTTATCACCGTAAAGCTACGGAAGCCGGTTAGTGCCATATgaagttatttttttatgtcGTAATTATgacttagttatctcgtaattacgacttagtaTATGCCGTAATTACGACATAACTTTCTCGTAATAACGTCATAACGaagtcgtaattacgacatAAAAAGTTTACTTCATGTGGCACTAACCGGCTTCCGTATAAAGCAATGCTATGGACTTCACTATTGCCCAATGATTGTAAATCAGGCCGCGTGCAGCATTGAGCTTCCATAGGTACTTTAATCTAGTTATCGGGGTTGTCACCGTATCACCAGTATAATACAGGGACTGGGAGCAGAAACCGCATCGTGAATaagtctgatgaaagtgacagagaacacagggacttgagaatttaaGAATTGGTTACAGTCTATGTGACATTTCATACGTTCTCTTGGCTACATTGAAATTTGGTACGAATGATACACTTTGGGCTTAAATTCCTCCCTTCTCCACTaaactacccccccccccccccccccccacacacacacacacacacacacacacacacacacacacacccacccCCACCCGCCCTCCTTCCTCCCTTCTCCACTAAAAGTGGGTTTCACTTACACAGACTCTAACTATTCTCAGGTCCCTACGACAGAGTGTAGTCATCGAAAGACCGTGCATGAATTCGATCTACATAATTTATTCTATATCATCCAATCTAGATTTCAATCTAGATTTTCACCCTTTCGGCTCCTAACATCACTAGAATCCTAGAGGCATAAAACAATAGTGTAGCTTGATATTTGATTGTTGACTTGATTGAAGCATATTTTATCGCATTTATAGCAACGGGGCTTGGCACCATTTGTACAACTTCGTCGAAGCTCTTCTCCTACGGTTGATACATATATCgatacaaaaatcaaaatggcaTAAAATACATCACACGTAATGTGTGGCATTGTTGTAGTGTGTACTTTTGTACTGGCCCAATGTCTCTCggatattaaaattataaataaaattgagctgtATCATTTGGGTCTTTTGGATATGTCTGATAGATTTGACCAGATTATAAGTTTAAAACCAGGGGGAGATAATGTAGCATTAGAATTTATATGtgcaattcttaacaaaaaccTTAGGGGCTTGTACAATCATTTCATGATCATGAACACGTGTTGCCCtgtatttgattaaaaattgttttaatagaATTGTTTTTCTCATAGCTCTTTTGGATTTTGAGTGATGCGGAAGAGAGTTATCAATCACGTGCTGGATTAGGGCCAGATTGAATATAACCAGTTCCCTTTAGGGACTTCGTTGCATATGCAAAATGAGAACACAATTTATTTTCTAGGTTAACgtttacaaaatcaaatacATACCTTCGTTATCGGGCACAAGATACCTTCTATTGACAAGGCGTACATTCCCTTATGTGGTTGAAACGATAGGTTCATTCATTTTTCAATTGTGATTAGAAACTTATTGCAACTTTTTGTATAAACTTGTCAGACCTTCGACGAGTCCTTATATTTCTCATATTAAGTCCAATTGTTTCTTACTTAAAGTCGATGGAACTTAGAATAATAATACGAAAACAAAAGACGATAACTTACACCTGTGAAATAACCGTATTGGCCGCTACAATGGTAATGCTCTTGTTTGTCCCAAGTACTCAA
It includes:
- the LOC117319916 gene encoding uncharacterized protein LOC117319916, which produces MAWSLDVTAVPPWVKYVALFSSGSAILLYLEKAYRRYIVRQVITLRKEKARKAIEHLRTQLNKQQVDGKLSADILNMTAVELQNALQSGKLKAMDVLLAYQRKAIQENDKLNFITEPIFEAV